One segment of Alnus glutinosa chromosome 2, dhAlnGlut1.1, whole genome shotgun sequence DNA contains the following:
- the LOC133860694 gene encoding uncharacterized GPI-anchored protein At1g61900-like, with amino-acid sequence MEQRVSCSLTLQLALFLLLCLCETHSAPFIDIKESLLMETKVNALAPDISPSADSQPFLPLLSPSPLIPFTNSSVPKLSGLCALNFSASESVMSITATDCWASFAPYLANVVCCPQFDATVVIIIGQSSEYSRSLALNKTHAKHCLSDVEKILESQGANDNLQKICSFHPENLTEFSCPVTDVDEFERTVDSSRLMVACGRIDPVNECCDQVCQNAILDAARKIALNGMSNTDGFPVSLEHSTRIDDCKNIVLRWLASKLDPSSANSVLRRLSNCNVNKVCPLVFPNMTNILKECGNVINNQTACCKAMESYVSQLQQQSFLTNLQALNCAASLGMRLQEANVSYNVYNLCHINLKDFSLQVGSQESGCLLPSLPSDATYDKTSGVSFVCDLNDNIAAPWPSKSYAPASTCNKTAKLPQLPTATSAQSGRCTDNLMLMTSLLLLNMLL; translated from the exons ATGGAGCAAAGGGTCTCTTGCAGTCTCACTCTTCAACTTGCTctatttcttcttctct GTCTGTGTGAGACCCATTCTGCCCCCTTTATTGATATAAAAGAGTCTCTTCTTATGGAAACAAAGGTCAATGCATTGGCTCCTGATATCTCTCCAAGTGCAGACTCTCAGCCCTTTCTTCCTCTGTTATCTCCTTCACCATTGATACCATTCACAAATTCCTCTGTGCCAAAATTATCAG GACTCTGTGCATTAAATTTTTCGGCTTCTGAAAGTGTGATGAGCATAACAGCAACTGACTGCTGGGCTTCCTTTGCACCATATTTAGCCAATGTAGTATGTTGTCCTCAATTTGATGCAACGGTAGTGATTATTATTGGGCAGTCCAGTGAGTACTCTAGGAGCCTTGCTCTGAACAAGACTCATGCTAAGCACTGCCTCTCAGATGTTGAGAAGATCCTAGAGAGTCAAGGGGCAAATGATAATTTACAAAAGAtttgttcgtttcacccagagAACCTCACAGAATTCTCTTGCCCTGTTACGGATGTTGATGAGTTTGAGCGCACTGTGGACTCCTCAAGACTTATGGTTGCTTGTGGAAGGATTGATCCTGTAAATGAGTGTTGTGACCAAGTTTGCCAAAATGCTATACTAGATGCTGCTAGAAAAATTGCCCTAAATGGTATGTCAAATACGGATGGGTTCCCTGTCTCACTTGAACACTCAACAAGGATTGATGATTGCAAGAATATTGTCCTCCGGTGGCTGGCCAGTAAACTTGATCCTTCTTCAGCAAATAGTGTTCTTAGAAGACTTTCAAATTGCAATGTAAATAAAG TCTGTCCACTGGTTTTTCCCAACATGACAAACATTTTGAAAGAATGTGGAAATGTGATAAATAACCAGACAGCTTGCTGCAAAGCCATGGAGAGTTATGTGTCTCAATTGCAACAGCAAAGCTTCCTCACCAACTTGCAAGCCTTGAATTGTGCTGCATCACTTGGCATGAGGTTACAGGAAGCTAATGTTTCCTACAATGTTTATAATCTTTGTCATATAAACCTAAAGGATTTCTCTCTTCAAG TGGGATCACAAG AGTCTGGCTGCCTTTTGCCAAGCTTGCCTTCAGATGCAACATATGATAAAACTTCAGGTGTCAGCTTTGTTTGCGATCTTAATGATAACATTGCAGCTCCTTGGCCCTCTAAATCTTATGCACCTGCTTCTACCTGCAATAAAA CTGCCAAACTTCCACAACTCCCCACAGCAACATCTGCACAAAGTG GTCGATGCACCGACAACTTGATGCTTATGACCTCATTACTGCTTCTCAACATGCTTCTTTGA